A genomic segment from Cyanobacterium sp. T60_A2020_053 encodes:
- a CDS encoding HDIG domain-containing protein: MKTLQSISQTLKKWQRIYSRNSVSDAPQKAPVTVAKRPSPQPSWFRFMCKIHPPVMLALSLTTITGVVSYRFYNQPELAVGTISPTKIIAPQDGSFIDQKTTEELRRNTRSGLLPSLKRDDTVTANIEEKIADFLSQVEQGRLILKGNPTIDKGVLSTPVQQYLMKAKGAEWQKIIDNRDTLTLIKDGGDTFALAVNQLINYQNRVSDAQFEDLINRIATQRSNYQTALAKLPDFDLANATDKAILLDIDDSQWLEVKSQVKDVTQKILTQGLPFGLPDNLRKRTVELHFNDTPSALRPILIQLVYGNLRTNLVIDEAQTKERAERAAQEIDPVIIAIEKNQTIVDIGEEISQADFVLLDNFGLSRRSINWGGVFTSGVLTAGALMVFQIVVRHPRQGRLRRRDQFLWWLLSISVPIISLFDVGYNSLPAVGFLMSTFYGPVAAVTHVSLTAGLTLFQTGAMGWQYLLSSYASSLLASLVAGRLRSREELAFLGGGVGLTQGVVYFVATVASSVTVGTFWYAIIPPALWHGTVGLSYGVLALGISPYLERFFDLITPIRLAELSNPNRPLLKRLATEAPGTFQHTMFVASLAEAAAQKINCNVELVRAGTLYHDIGKMHDPLGFIENQMGGKNKHDEINDPWLSADIIKKHVSQGIMMAKKCGLPQAIQNFIPEHQGTLLISYFYFQANKQQEENPDIEVEESDFRYDGPIPQSRETGIVMLADGCEAALRSLKGASPDQAIAMVNKIFKARWRDHQLDECGLRYEELPAIAEVFVTVWQQSNHERIRYPKGALEMKPSAPVSN, encoded by the coding sequence ATGAAAACTTTACAATCAATAAGTCAGACTCTGAAAAAGTGGCAACGTATTTATAGCCGTAATTCCGTTTCAGATGCGCCACAAAAAGCGCCCGTCACCGTAGCCAAGCGCCCTTCCCCTCAGCCTAGTTGGTTTCGGTTCATGTGTAAAATACATCCGCCCGTCATGTTGGCATTATCCCTAACTACCATTACGGGAGTAGTTAGTTATCGTTTTTACAATCAACCAGAATTGGCAGTTGGCACTATTTCCCCCACCAAAATTATCGCCCCTCAAGATGGTAGTTTCATTGACCAAAAAACCACAGAGGAGTTAAGACGCAACACTCGCAGTGGTTTATTACCCAGCTTAAAAAGAGATGATACCGTCACCGCTAATATTGAAGAAAAAATCGCTGATTTTTTAAGTCAAGTAGAACAAGGAAGATTGATTTTAAAAGGAAATCCCACCATCGATAAGGGAGTTTTATCCACCCCAGTGCAACAATATCTGATGAAGGCGAAGGGCGCTGAATGGCAAAAAATTATTGATAATCGTGACACTTTGACCTTAATTAAAGATGGTGGCGATACCTTTGCCCTTGCCGTTAATCAATTAATTAACTATCAAAATCGAGTGAGTGACGCTCAATTTGAAGATTTAATTAACCGCATCGCCACCCAAAGAAGTAATTATCAAACTGCTTTAGCTAAATTGCCAGATTTTGATCTTGCCAATGCTACCGATAAAGCAATCTTATTGGATATTGATGACAGTCAATGGTTAGAAGTAAAGAGTCAGGTAAAAGATGTTACCCAGAAAATTTTAACTCAGGGATTGCCCTTTGGCTTACCGGATAACTTAAGAAAAAGAACAGTTGAACTACATTTTAATGATACCCCCAGCGCCCTTCGCCCCATTTTAATTCAGTTAGTGTATGGTAATTTACGCACTAATTTAGTCATAGACGAAGCACAAACCAAAGAAAGGGCGGAAAGGGCAGCCCAAGAAATTGATCCAGTCATCATTGCCATTGAAAAAAATCAAACCATTGTCGATATAGGAGAAGAAATTAGCCAAGCTGATTTTGTATTGTTAGATAACTTTGGTTTAAGTCGTCGTAGTATCAATTGGGGAGGAGTTTTTACCTCTGGAGTATTAACCGCAGGGGCGCTGATGGTGTTTCAAATCGTGGTAAGACATCCTCGCCAAGGGCGCTTGAGACGACGAGATCAATTTTTATGGTGGTTACTCTCCATTTCCGTACCCATTATCAGTTTATTTGATGTGGGTTACAACTCTCTACCGGCAGTGGGTTTCTTGATGAGTACCTTTTATGGTCCAGTGGCAGCCGTTACCCATGTTAGTTTAACGGCTGGATTAACCCTCTTTCAGACGGGCGCTATGGGGTGGCAATATCTGCTCTCCTCCTACGCTTCTTCCCTTCTCGCTTCTCTTGTGGCTGGGCGTTTGCGTTCAAGGGAGGAGTTAGCTTTTTTAGGGGGCGGAGTGGGCTTAACCCAAGGAGTAGTTTATTTTGTAGCAACAGTAGCCTCTAGCGTCACGGTGGGAACTTTTTGGTATGCCATTATTCCCCCTGCTCTTTGGCATGGTACTGTAGGTTTAAGTTATGGTGTTTTGGCTTTGGGTATTTCCCCTTATTTAGAGCGCTTTTTTGATTTAATTACTCCTATTCGATTAGCGGAATTATCCAACCCCAATCGACCTTTATTAAAGCGTTTAGCCACGGAAGCTCCCGGCACTTTTCAACATACTATGTTTGTGGCATCCTTAGCAGAAGCCGCCGCTCAAAAAATTAACTGTAATGTGGAATTAGTAAGAGCCGGTACTTTATATCATGATATTGGTAAAATGCACGATCCCCTCGGCTTCATCGAAAATCAAATGGGTGGCAAAAATAAACATGATGAAATTAATGATCCTTGGCTTAGTGCCGATATTATTAAAAAGCACGTTAGTCAGGGAATTATGATGGCGAAAAAGTGCGGTTTACCCCAAGCTATTCAAAATTTTATCCCCGAACATCAAGGCACTTTATTAATATCTTATTTTTATTTTCAAGCCAATAAGCAACAAGAGGAAAACCCGGATATTGAGGTGGAAGAGAGCGATTTTCGTTACGATGGTCCTATTCCTCAATCGAGGGAAACAGGTATCGTTATGTTAGCCGATGGCTGTGAGGCGGCGCTGCGTTCGTTGAAGGGCGCTAGTCCAGATCAAGCCATAGCCATGGTTAACAAAATTTTTAAAGCGCGCTGGCGCGACCATCAGTTGGATGAGTGTGGATTGCGCTATGAAGAATTACCAGCCATTGCCGAAGTATTTGTCACCGTCTGGCAACAGTCAAACCATGAGCGTATTCGCTATCCCAAAGGGGCGCTGGAGATGAAACCATCAGCGCCCGTCTCTAATTAG